A stretch of Dysidea avara chromosome 5, odDysAvar1.4, whole genome shotgun sequence DNA encodes these proteins:
- the LOC136257094 gene encoding ammonium transporter Rh type A-like isoform X1, whose amino-acid sequence MILTTLEKLWFPCFIVSLQIVMLVLFVTLVEYDEFASPVTTNDPAAIPDSDGDTQTFYPLFQDVHVMIFVGFGFLMTFLRRYGYGSIGFNLLLAALVLQWGTLTNGLFGFIEISDLREDLPDDEEPSYKIKVNLLSMIGADFAAAAVLITFGAVLGRASPFQMMIIAFMECICFSANEALNINVLKAADAGGSMLIHTFGAYFGLAVSVMLYHKKASDHPRNSGSYRSDLFSMIGTLFLWIFWPSFNGALVTGDARYRAIINTYFSLSASVLASFVTSMFVDSKKKIDIVHIQNATLAGGVAVGAVADMVIEPWGALLIGCCSGVISVLGFTLLSPQMDRWFYLQDTCGVHNLHGLPGVFSGIASSVAASIARKMETDDNHVEYGNSLYVVFPARAPEGHNSTICGLNDVEVSLGVECGDGRSGPQQAGYQLALLVCTLTIAIVGGVVTGLVASLPLFQRTSENEFFDDDPYWNLADDADNYLPQPQLVDKGVTARRDLELGTIRGPKPLGAINTEESSTQFTPA is encoded by the exons ATGATCCTAACAACATTGGAGAAATTATGGTTCCCATGCTTCATTGTTTCGCTACAGATTGTCATGTTGGTTCTCTTCGTTACACTAGTTGAATACGATGAATTTGCATCTCCAGTGACAACCAACGACCCGGCAGCAATCCCGGACAGCGACGGAGACACACAGACCTTTTACCCGC TGTTTCAAGATGTCCATGTGATGATATTTGTTGGCTTTGGGTTTCTCATGACATTTCTACGTCGCTATGGTTATGGCAGTATCGGGTTCAACCTGTTATTGGCAGCACTAGTGTTACAATGGGGTACCCTGACAAATGGATTGTTTGGCTTCATTGAAATCAGTGATCTACGAGAGGACCTTCCTGATGATGAAGAGCCTTCATATAAGATTAAAGTCAATCTACTAAG TATGATTGGAGCAGACTTTGCAGCAGCAGCTGTTCTGATAACATTTGGTGCAGTGTTGGGTCGAGCCAGTCCATTTCAGATGATGATAATAGCATTTATGGAGTGTATCTGCTTCTCAGCTAATGAGGCACTGAACATTAATGTATTGAAGGCAGCTGATGCTGGGGGCTCTATGTTAATACACACATTTGGTGCTTACTTTGGTCTGGCTGTGTCTGTGATGTTGTACCACAAGAAAGCTTCTGACCATCCACGAAACTCTGGCTCGTATCGTTCGGATCTCTTCTCTATGATAG GTACACTGTTCTTGTGGATATTCTGGCCCAGTTTTAATGGAGCTCTAGTGACAGGAGATGCACGTTACAGAGCTATTATCAACACCTACTTCTCTCTCAGTGCTAGTGTCCTCGCCTCCTTTGTGACGTCTATGTTTGTTGACTCTAAGAAGAAGATTGATATA GTTCACATTCAAAATGCTACTCTGGCTGGAGGTGTGGCTGTGGGAGCAGTTGCAGACATGGTGATAGAGCCATGGGGAGCTCTTCTGATTGGCTGTTGTTCTGGTGTGATCAGTGTCCTAGGATTTACCCTCTTGTCT CCACAAATGGATCGATGGTTCTACCTACAAGACACTTGTGGAGTACACAATCTTCATGGTCTCCCTGGAGTATTCTCTGGTATTGCTTCTAGTGTTGCAGCTAGTATAGCCAGGAAGATGGAAACTGATGATAACCATGTGGAATATGGGAACAG TTTGTATGTAGTGTTCCCAGCCAGAGCTCCAGAAGGTCACAACTCTACCATTTGTGGCCTCAATGATGTGGAGGTGTCACTAGGAGTGGAGTGTGGTGATGGACGATCTGGTCCACAACAAGCTGGCTACCAACTAGCTCTACTAGTCTGTACTCTCACTATAGCTATTGTAGGAGGTGTTGTAACAG GACTGGTTGCTTCACTGCCACTGTTCCAGAGAACTTCTGAAAATGAATTCTTTGATGATGATCCTTATTGGAAT CTTGCTGATGATGCAGACAATTACTTGCCTCAGCCACAACTGGTTGATAAGGGTGTAACGGCAAGGAGAGATCTGGAGTTGGGCACCATCCGAGGGCCAAAGCCACTCGGTGCCATCAACACAGAAGAGAGCTCCACACAGTTTACACCAGCATAA